A single genomic interval of Hyphomicrobiales bacterium harbors:
- a CDS encoding SUMF1/EgtB/PvdO family nonheme iron enzyme: MRSILVRFLLTLAVAIFGAAPARAEASGPRFALLIANQDYQPGVGALRNPHNDIRIVGEALRKVGFEVLEPVRDGTRVTILLAVNDFAARLAAAGPNATGFLYYSGHGIASDGENYIIPTDVPEPSTRLLRVSGVRQSEILDILRTEAPRAAHYLVLDACRNELRGDRGGKGFLPVQQRSGALIAFAAAPGRTASDRGDGSGPYAAALAAELVVPGQSDLIMFHNVRLRVLDATGNDQEPWTLDGIRRRERLQFAGRAEAAPAGLPNGSEAERLWQTHAIETTTDRGLIEAYIAQFEGPAPLWAYRARQRLAALEAPAAPAPAAPAPSAGTPAQPAPSAPSEPAGPQGRELALAVQRELARLGCRPGEPDGLWGPASAGALARWREHARVAEVGSGGGPSLALLRQLEGQTGTVCPAERYQPGETFRDCPDCPLMVVVPAGSFMMGSPESEEGRNADEGPQRRVTLRQPFAVGKFEVTFAQWDACVAAKGCKHKPSDENWGRGQRPVMNVSWDDIENEYLPWLNRTLGLSGGGAYRLLSEAEWEYAARGGTTTPFSFGATISTDQANYDGNYTYGSGRKGAYREKTVEVGSFPGNAFGLHDMHGNVWEWVEDPWHENYNGAPTDGSAWTKDGDTSLRVVRGGSWNYLPGVLRSANRLRNGPDNRNSLFGFRVARSLSR; the protein is encoded by the coding sequence ATGCGGTCGATTCTGGTGCGCTTCCTGCTCACTCTGGCGGTCGCCATCTTCGGCGCGGCACCGGCGCGTGCCGAGGCGAGCGGCCCACGTTTCGCTCTCTTGATCGCCAATCAGGACTACCAGCCGGGCGTCGGCGCGCTGCGCAATCCGCACAACGACATCCGGATCGTCGGCGAGGCCCTGCGCAAGGTCGGCTTCGAGGTGCTCGAACCGGTGCGCGACGGCACGCGCGTAACGATCCTCCTCGCGGTCAACGATTTTGCCGCGCGTCTTGCCGCGGCCGGGCCGAATGCAACGGGCTTCCTCTATTATTCGGGCCACGGCATCGCTTCGGACGGCGAGAACTACATCATCCCGACCGACGTCCCCGAGCCCTCGACCCGGCTGTTGCGTGTGTCGGGCGTCAGGCAGAGCGAAATCCTCGACATCCTGCGCACCGAGGCGCCACGGGCAGCGCACTATCTGGTGCTCGATGCCTGCCGCAACGAACTGCGGGGCGATCGCGGCGGTAAGGGCTTCCTGCCGGTGCAGCAGCGCTCGGGCGCGCTCATCGCATTTGCTGCCGCACCGGGCAGGACCGCTTCGGACCGGGGCGATGGCAGCGGCCCCTATGCCGCCGCGCTCGCGGCCGAACTGGTGGTGCCGGGCCAGTCGGACCTCATCATGTTCCACAATGTGCGCCTGCGCGTGCTCGATGCGACCGGCAACGACCAGGAGCCCTGGACCCTCGACGGCATCCGCCGGCGCGAGCGATTGCAATTCGCCGGGCGTGCCGAGGCGGCTCCGGCGGGGTTGCCCAACGGGAGCGAGGCCGAGCGGCTCTGGCAGACCCATGCCATCGAGACGACCACCGATCGCGGCCTGATCGAGGCCTATATCGCCCAGTTCGAAGGCCCGGCCCCGCTCTGGGCCTACCGCGCGAGGCAGCGCCTCGCGGCTCTCGAAGCACCGGCGGCGCCAGCACCGGCGGCGCCAGCGCCTTCGGCCGGGACGCCGGCGCAACCGGCTCCGTCGGCGCCATCCGAGCCCGCCGGCCCGCAGGGGCGCGAGCTGGCGCTGGCGGTGCAGCGCGAATTGGCCCGTCTCGGCTGCCGGCCCGGTGAGCCGGATGGCCTCTGGGGACCGGCGAGCGCCGGGGCTCTGGCGCGCTGGCGCGAGCACGCGCGCGTTGCCGAGGTGGGCAGCGGAGGCGGGCCGAGCCTTGCCCTGCTGCGCCAGCTGGAAGGGCAGACCGGAACCGTCTGCCCCGCCGAGCGCTATCAGCCGGGCGAGACGTTTCGCGATTGCCCCGACTGCCCCCTGATGGTGGTCGTTCCGGCGGGGAGTTTCATGATGGGCTCTCCCGAGAGCGAGGAGGGACGCAACGCCGACGAAGGCCCGCAGCGTCGGGTTACGCTTCGCCAGCCGTTCGCGGTGGGTAAGTTCGAGGTGACGTTCGCGCAGTGGGACGCGTGCGTCGCGGCCAAGGGCTGCAAACACAAACCCAGCGACGAGAACTGGGGACGCGGCCAGCGGCCGGTGATGAACGTCTCGTGGGACGACATCGAGAACGAATATCTTCCCTGGCTCAACAGGACGCTGGGGCTCTCGGGGGGCGGGGCCTACCGGCTGCTGAGCGAAGCCGAGTGGGAATATGCGGCGCGCGGTGGCACGACGACACCGTTCTCGTTCGGCGCGACGATTTCGACCGATCAGGCGAATTACGACGGCAACTATACCTACGGCTCCGGCCGCAAGGGAGCCTATCGCGAGAAAACCGTCGAGGTCGGCAGCTTTCCCGGCAACGCCTTCGGCCTCCACGACATGCACGGCAACGTCTGGGAGTGGGTCGAGGATCCCTGGCACGAAAACTACAACGGCGCCCCGACGGACGGCTCGGCCTGGACGAAGGATGGCGATACAAGCCTCCGTGTGGTCCGCGGCGGTTCCTGGAACTACCTTCCGGGGGTCCTGCGCTCCGCCAACCGCCTCAGGAACGGGCCGGACAACCGGAACAGCCTCTTCGGCTTCCGGGTGGCTCGGTCGTTGTCGCGGTAG